Within the Oncorhynchus kisutch isolate 150728-3 linkage group LG13, Okis_V2, whole genome shotgun sequence genome, the region tacctcgaagctagcataaaaggcatttagtttGCGGCTGGGTTTCACtctgtagtccataatagttttcaagccctgccacagccAACGAGCGTCAGAGGCGGTGTAGAAATCAACAAATACAGAAGACACTGCTTTAATGAAAATCTTTATGATTTAGCTTTTAGAGTGTGATCTTCTCAAAAGTATATTAGTTCTTTCTCTATAAATGGCATGACATTCACGCATACCACAAGATACAGAATAAAGTGCTACTGTTCATgtcaaagagagaaaaaaaaaaactgcagaaTAGCTAGAACCATAGGATCAAAAAAACATTAACAAAGTCTTACATGTCTCCCAAAACATTTAGTCAGGATTGGATCTTGATTAGAAAAAGCCAACAATGTAGGCATCAACAATACCTAAAGTTTGCTATAAGCACACCACTATACATGGCactttttcaagcagaaactCAAAACAAGTGTATAGTTTTAAATAAGTCTCACATTTGAAATAGACATTTTGGCAAAGATCGACACATCTTCAGCCTCCGTGTAACAAAATACTAAGTATGATTTCATACAGATAAACAAAAATATGTTTGGAACAGAAAGGCATTTTGTTTTACTAAAGTCAATCAAATAGGACATGCATTGTAAAACTCATATTGAAGATTTTTCCACAAGGTGCAGAATTGTAACTATGAATGAAGTATGAAGATAAGAACTATAACTGGAGAAACTATACAGTGCAGTACATGGATATACATAGTATTACTATTTGGGAGTGTAGCAAACACAAAAAGGTCAGGTTATGCATTTCAGCCAAGTCAGAGTTGGAATGTTAAGAAGTGTGTGAACCGGTTGATGTGTACTGCAGTCATAGGAGGACGACTCACCAagtagtgtcccaaatggcaccctattctctatatagtgcactactttttacaagatcctatgggccctggtcaaaagtaatacactacaaaggcaatagggtgccatttgggaagtaaCCTAGGTGAAAAGGAACAGAGGACTCTACGTGTTGGAGGAAAAACAACAGTTATtttcaacatttatttttttcaacAGCTCTTCATTTTGCTAACTTTTTACTTAGTCTTTTTCTCTAAGAGGTAAGCATTACTTCAGTGCAGCAGATATTTACAAAACCACCACCAACCATGAGTAGAAAAAGGAAAGTCAAATGCCATCTATATATGGtccattgttttttttgttgcaatatCAATATTTTACATCTTACAGTATCTTCTTACAGTTGACAACTATACTAAAATGTACTGGGGTTATGTTATGTGATGCTGATATAGTACAGTACAAGCTTACTCTGGTAAGGATAGTAATaggctgtcccaaatggcaccctatttcctatataatgTAATCATTTTGACCAGACCCCAAAATTGGGCACTATATAGGGGGTAGGATTGTCATTTGGGAAGCAACAATGACCCGTTTCCTTAATTTAGATGCAGCTCGCTCTGTTCAGACAGCCAGtgtctggagggagagaagaagcctAGGGTGCTGTCTACTGGAACACCATGCTCATTTATTTATTGTCCAACAACAGAAGACATCAATCGGTCACAAGCTGCACTGCCTGCTGCCATTTTATGTTAGTCCAGGTTCTTCTCAAACGTTGCCATGATGTCACTCTGCATGGTCATGTCAATGATACCAGACATCTGAGGAAGGAGAGGCGGTAGGTTATGAGATTACAGTCTGGGATTCAACTGTATAAAAGAACAGAAGAATGACTGGCATAATAAAATACATGGAAGAGGAATAAAAGGAACGTACAGCCTCCCGTCTGCGTCGCTCCTGTTCTCTCCTGCGggccatctccctctccctgtccacaGAGGTCTGAGTAGtgaggggtggaggtggggttggGGCTGGGGCAGCCGCTAGAGGCTCCTCTCTCAGGGCCTCTGGAGCTTTAGGAGACGGAGGCTCCACGATGGCCTCTGTCTGCAGGGGGATCTCTGCTGGCTCTGGGGTTGGAGTTCTACAGGGCAGGGGCTCTGGTTCTGCTGCTCTAGGTGGCACTGATACTGGCATAGTCAGGCTGAAAAGAAAACGTCACAACAATGTCAGCTAGCGCATCAAGTATCACTCACATATTGATAGAGATCTACTTCATTATTTGAGGATTTTGGACAAGGAATTATTTCCTACAAGACATGAAACTGATACGACTAAGAAAATATGTTTATGACTGGATGGATGAATAATACCTGCTCTTCCCAGAAGCCATCTCCTTCATCTGCATCCTCCTTAGAATCAgagctttctccctctcctccttttctatGGCTGCCCTGCGAAACTTATCAAAGCTCTCCTTCGATGACCTCACCGTAGAAGGAGTGGAAAGCGACATCTTCCTCAGACTAGCCCAGGAGTCTGCGTTCTTCAGGACAATATCCTACCAAGGATAGTTTCACAAATTAAGTTTAACTTTTTTCTGACAAATAATATGAATGCATCTATGGGCATGCATACAATGTTTTTCAAGTAATTAATGACAATGGTAGTGTTAAGTTCCATTCACATACCTTTTTGGCAGGTGTGTTTTTTCCGTCAGCAGTGGTTTTATTAGCTGGATGAGATAGGCAGGTGTTTCCACCATCAAACACACTGTCAGAGTGTCTGGTATCTGGGGAGGCAGAGTAAATAGAATCCATTTAAAAGATTTCTGGAAGAAATTCTAAAGGAAAACATTTACACAGCGTACACTGAGTGTACGTACACACATACAAAGTTGTGCTTACTAGTCTGTTTCTGCAGCTTCCTGTAGGGaatctcctccagtgattccgaGGGCCTCCTGTCATCCTTCACAGGTTGTAATGGGCTGTCTTGTAGAGGGGACAACAGCACTGGGTACAGCTGCTACCAAAAAGTGAGATTTAGTGTTAAACCGCCATTACCACTCCCAGAGCTAAGGCCAATGCTATTTCACACCATCTGTCTCCACTCATTAAGGATTTGGCCAGTAAAAACAGTTAAATCGCAACAAAAAGGAAAAAGAACACAGTAGACTTGTATCGATATTAACCCAATTTCCTTCCCCCAAAAATATACCAGCCAACTCTTTTGATATTAATAAATGCCAAGGACAGAGACATTCATTTAAACAGTGATTTATTCCAGCGTCACAATTTATCCATCAACAACAGGAAGAGGAGGGCATACCTCATATCTGCTGCCAGTAGCCTGTAATAAACCTACAGGAGGAGAGGTCAGAGGGGACAACAGCGCGGATAGACCTGATGGACAGGAGAAAAACAAAGCAGTGCATTATTCTCCACAGACAGACACCAATACTGTGGATGTAAGCAGGCAGCAGTTGATGGTGAGCAGAGCGGGATGAGACATGCAGCCTAGGCTACAGCGATGGTGACATGGCATCTATAACACACTGCAAACaaagagacaaaacacaccatctacagacaacacacagacatgatcagCTATGGGCTGAGAAGCAGGCAGCACACAGGGGAGTGGACATGCCAACAGCTACAAGCTAGGGGGATGCTTAGCTGACTGAAGAGATCTTACCTTCCTGTTGTGCCCTATCAGGTAGATTGAGATAAACTGGCCCAGTTTTCACCTCCTGTGTCTGGCCTGGTGACTGACAacgaggagaggtgaggagtgctAAGGGAGAGGGCTGGGGCAAACAGCGTAGGCTGGAGGGAGGTTCTTGTGTGGGGGTGGATGTTGTGCTGAGAGGGTCTGTGGGCAGAGTTAGAGCCAGGAAGGGGTCACAGGAGGCAGCAGAAGGGGGAGTGAGGGAAGGGGTAGTAGGGCACTCAGATAGGGGGTCTTGTTGTTGGGGCTGACTGTCAGTGAGCTGCTGGGGGGCCACCATGTTTTTGCGAGGTAGTGGTGCTGCTTTGGAACTAGGTCTTGAAGGCTGCGGAGGCAGACTGCTGTGTAAGGCTGAAGACAAGTGGGGAGGGGAGATTCAAGAGTAACAGTAAGATAAGGCTTCCATCCCAATCTGACTTCATAGCTAAAATCAACTCAATTTCATCCCAcgagagacagaaacactgaCCAGAGAAACCTGGCACCCCACCTATTTAATCTCTAACCCAAACAATGCAATCCTTGGTCCAGCCTGAGACTTTCAATGGGCTTAAAACCTGCTGGTTTACAGGATAAATTGCATTTCCACAGCTAGGGTTGACACTAAGGACTTTGGAAGAGCAGTGTCAACCACCTTTAAATCATTAAAGGGCAGTGTTACAGAACTTGACATGATTGTCCATTGGGTTCCTTTATAGCCAACACACAGAACATGAAGGCAACAAGCGTTTATTACCTGGGGGTGAGATGAGCAGATCTAGAGGAGGCTGGGCTGGGTACTGCTGTGTAGACTGGCCTTTAGTGACTGCTGCTGGGGGTGGAGAGGCAGGCAGCGGCTGGCTGGTCTGGAGAGAAGATTCGGACAATGAGTCTTCTCAGATTTCTTATTTTTAGACTTCAGTTGAGAAGGAAAGGACTTACAATTTATAATGAAAACGCACTGTAGTTCCAACCTTCAAGTATATTCATCCAAATATCACAAAAGTGAACATATAACCATGTGAATTAGGCCACTAGTTTAAAGGAAGCAGGGCCTATGTTACAGATTTACCTTGGTCTTGACCTTGTGTGGATCACCTTTGCTTTTCTTCTTCTTGGTTTTCTTCACTGAAAGACAggtacaatagtcatttaaaTTGACCCATTGTAGGATAACTGTACTTCACTTACTTTCAAGTAATATCAAAACAATTCCACTGACCTACTCTGGAATCACTGCTCTCATACCAATTCTCAGCTGAAGCTTAAGTTGTGATCGCAAGCAAATGTGTCTAGTAGGCTTTAACGATTTATGATaaaaatgaaaagaaaaacaactgaacagtaaaatgtcaaattgtttatgaaaatgtatttatttgaacCTTTTAGGTGTTGACCACCAAGACTAACTATGTTAAAGGTTAAACTGGAACAAGAAAACAATAGCACTGGCTACAAAATGAAGTGCAGCAGAAATCCTACTCCATCAAGGTCTGCATTAACATTAAAATCTGTTCATTACTTTAAATACATCATAGATTGTATGAGTTTTAAGCTAATATTGCTCTATACTAAATCATgcaaaaacccaacacaaaaagTACAAAAATCGAAGTACAATCAAAACCAGTATAATTGTGATGAGGACCAGCTGTGACTCTGCAATGGTTCGGAGTATGGAGGGTGAGACGAGGGGGGCGAATAGTATGGTAACAATGTCTGGTACTTCCCTAGCCCTACCCATCtgatttttgttatgtttatcgaaAGATGTATAGCTACCGGTAGGAGTGAAAATAAGATCTCTGGCTTATAATTAGTGGCTAGTCTGTATGGGTCGTTTTTAATAACTTGTCCCCATGCAGCAGCAGTCTGGGGCCCATTGGAAAATTAACATTTTGTACAGAAGACTGGCTGTTCTCATTTCAAACCTAACCTAGAGTTTGTTTTCAAAAGGTCAAATAATTCTGTGAAACTACAACAAAACAATAAGATTATCAAAAATAAATATAACACCCTGTCTATAGAGTTGGCTCTATAGACAGACTAAACGTATGtaataatacaatttaaaaaactatATTTCTTCAAGTATTTTGGTTTCGCCAGCAGGTGAAAAGGTGACTGAGTTCTACTGTGCTACAGAGGCTAGAGAGTCCCAGTGGGTTTTAAGCCATATCTTTTTCACTCAAGCCATGTGTAGAGTGGGGAAAGGGAgtgggtaggtagggagggaggaaagtgCTTAGTGCGGAGGAGAACAGCTAACCTGAATCAGAGTCACTGCTATCAGAATTGCTAGaatcactactactgctgctggagCTGTCAGAGCCGAAACCCTCACAGAGACGGGATGGCTGGGCTAGATCTGGGACAGCAGGAGCCCTGGGGAGCTCATCTGGAGAAAAACAGAGGGGGACAACTGTTATGTATAggacaacagagagaaagactgaggCAAGCACTGCACATTTGAGTTATTCACTATTGGACACAAGAGAGAAAACATAGAAGAACCCATATTCCCTGACTCTTCTAAGGACAACAAGGCCCCTAGATCACAGACACACTGGTCCTTGACAGATCCATATACAAATACGAGAGGCCCAGTTTTCAGAATGGCTGCCATGTTAGCGCTCATATAGAACTTTATTCTTGAAATGTTGGTGATGTAACAAAACGAGAGCGCCTACGACAGTTCCCTATGAAATGACCCGCTGTAAACAAGCAAAACAGTGCAGGGAATTTGACATTTATATTGATTAGCATTCAGGGTAATGTGTATCCAAGTCTTTACTGTGTTGTAGTGTCAAAAAATTACATATCTGCTTTCACTGGACATCTTCATAGGTTTTGAAAACTATCAGAAATAAACACAACGCAAAAGCGTTATCACATAGCAATGGAGGAGAAAGTGGCACCCTCTGAATGTTCAACCGCATTGAcccaactatatatacacactgtatgGCTCTGGTCCTTGCTACCACAGATTCACTGTTTACTTACTTGTTGTCTTTTTCTTCTTTGCCAGTGAGCTCATTTCTTCAGTAATACTCTGGAGATATTTCTCTGCATCCTGCTTCTTCACAGTCTGTATTGGTCCTTTGGTTTTCACCAGCTTATTCACTGGTAGAAAGAAGATGGAAAATAACTGACATTTGAGCCTGGTAATGTCCTTGGTCAGCAGTACTGAGATATACAGTGCAATGATCAACCCGCAAGGAAGCTCAGAAAGAAAGGTGTGTACTACAACTACTCACGGTTGTGTTTCTTGGGCCGTTTCCTGAGGCAGGTCATGGCGAAGCTCTCCAGGGCCCTGAGGGTGGAGGGCTTGAGGGTCTCAAAGTCGATCTCGATCTCCTCAGGGTTGGCATTTCTGAGCGAGGCCTCCCTGGCCTGGATGATGTTCACCACCTTACCCAGTTTGTCCCCCGGAAGCTTGTTGATGTCCAGGCTCAGCTGCCTCTTCTCACCGTACGACATGGGCAACGCTGGCACCTCTTCCTCATCAGACTTGTAGGGCACCATTGGGAGTGCCATTTTCCTCCTCTTGCCGTGCCTACAGAGGGGTGAGATAACATTAAGAAACTCTTGGTAGGACAATGGAAGTTAGTTTCAAAGTAAAATTGGCAACAATACTCAGTAATCCTGTGTATTGGCTGAAGAAAAGGAGTTACACTGGGGATTGGGATTAGAAAACAATTAGAGCAATTTATCAACAAGGATTTGCCACTTACACTGCAGACGTGCCCTTATTGATGCCCCTCTGCTGTACTTTAGGTTTGGTCTTCCTCAGGTCTTCTTCCTGCTTCGGTCTACCACTCGTTTCCTTCTTTTTTCTTCTCTCCTTTGATTTCTCTTTCTTCTTTGGTTTGAGCAGGGGCTCCTGGGTGAGTTTCTGCAGCTGATCGTGTACCGCTTTCAACTGAAAAGAAGAGTTAGATACGTGGCAGTAGGTAACAGAACAGTAATGTCAGCATGGCCAGGTAAGATGACACAACATACCTGTTCCTCTAGTTTAGCCAGCCGTAGAACTctggcctcctcttcctcctcctccgtaCCAGAGGAGGACTCTGATTCAGAAGAGCTCTCGCTGTCACTGCTGCCTGTGGTGGAAGAGCACTCAGGCCCATCTCCTCTCGCTTTCTTGTCCCTGTGGTGACCGTGGTGTCCTGGATCACCCACACTCCTCACTGGCTCGTCTGGAAGCTTCAGCCAGCGTGCCTCAAACACATCCTGGGTGGGTAGGGGCCACAAGTCATCTAGTCAAAACTTCTCACCAACCATTTATATTCATTCATATTGCACTTTTGTTATTCCATCGCAATTTATTTAAACAACTTCTAGGGACTGGACTGGCTGAAACCAAGGGCAATCATACCTGGAGTTTTCTTGCCATAATAACAACTtcgtgggtgggtgggttgtaTTTGTAACAGTTGGAAAACATGAGTCTGAAATCAGCAGCAAACTCCTGGGCATCCATGTACTCACGTTCGTCCATTTTTTTCTGTGAGAAAACACGCAAATACTGTCATCTTCATAATAGTGAGAGAGATCAAGGAACAAGATACAGCTACACCAAAGTAACCTTGGCAGATACTAACTAGCCCTCTTGTTCAACAAGTTTAGTGTAACACAGCTATCTAACCCGTATGGTGCCCAGGTCCATGGGCTGCTTGATGATGTCGTGGTAGTCGCGTAGACCCAGGGCCTCTGTATCCACCGGCTTATAGAAGGGCCAGCCGTAGGCAGCGTGCCTCTTGGTGAACATCTCCTTCAGGATGCAGTTACAGAATCGGAGCTGATCAGAGAGCTTCCTCTTCTTGCTCTGGTGGTGCTGGGGAGAGTCCGGCAGGTCTTTCCTGGGGGGTTTGATGGGCCGACTGCTGCCCCGCCTGGAGAACAGCTTACAGGCCGTCGAGCCATCAACAATTGGGGACGACTCGCAGCTGGTGATCGGAGCAGAGGCTGTCGGCGTGGTGGTGTCTGCTTTTCTCTTCACACCCTTCTTGATCTGAAACGATACAACAGCGCTGGGTGTTATCTGAGAAGGGTGGAAATTCAATCAAACTACAGACTAAACAGAGGTTGCACAATATACATGTTACAAAGTATTCTGGAAACTACAAAAGTGATGTTTATGTGGAATGTATAAGTGGTATAGAGGTTAAAGTTGCTGTCAAAAtatatacacaatacacactgAGGTAATTGTGAAGAGGTACTGACTTTGGCTGCTATGTGTGAGGAGAGCTGGGCAGCAGGGGGGACGGTGTGGAGGGCCTCAGGAGGGATGACTGTCACTGTCTGCTGGAACACCACCTCAGACACAGGGGACTGGGGCCTCAGCTTCGCCACACCTACACAGAGGAACATAGGACATTTAGAAGGCAGTGTGTACTCCTAGGAGAATATAATAGATAGTATGGAGCTCTATGGCCCTGTTTGAAAGTAGTCACtataaaagggaatagggtgccacccatttgggatgcatacaatTTATGTGCAAGATTAAGCAGCTGGAGCAGCTGTGTAGCCTACTAGCAGAGGAGGACTTCCTCCCACCCTTCACTGGTGTCTTGGTTGTGATGGCAGATATCTCAGTCTCTTCCTGGGGCATCTCAGCCACTCTCTGTAGGAAGATCTTCTCCAAGGCTTGGGCCATCAGAACTATGTCATCTCCAGGCTGGAAAAATGTAATCCCGATTATTGTGCATTCTGTCATTCAATAGGAGACCATGTAGGCCTACACTATTGGTGCACGGCAAATGATTACAATATGATTATGAAGAGTTAACTTTTTTTCCTTACCCGATTATATACATAGCAGTTGGTGAAGAGTTTGTTGAAGTCCTGTATGCATTCCAATGCTTTGCAGTAATAATTATTCTGAAGACGCTTCTTGATGGTGCTCAAGTCCATTGGCGTCTTGATAATTGTATAGTAATCCtaaaatagaaaaataatggGAAAACGTTAAATACAAAAAGATTATCAAggtggaggaaggaaggaggaaatgGAAAATGAAGATGGAggaaatgaaaaataaacaagTACAAAtttagccatttagcagacacttaccTAGAGCAACTTAGTCAGTGCACTCaacttatactgaacaaaaatataaaatataaaacgtaacatgtaatagtgtaataataataataataaagtggtcgcatgtttcatgagctgaaataaaaaatcccagaaatgttccatatacacaaaaagcttatttaaaaaataataataattgtgcacaaatttgtttacatccctgttagtaagcatttctcctttcccaagataatccatccacctgacaggtgtggcatatcaagatgctTCAACCGCATGAtcattccacaggtgcaccttgtgctgtggaaaataaaaggccactctaaaatgtgcagttgtgtcacaacaCCAGAGTTGAGGTGATctttttgagggagagtgcaattggcatactgactgcaggaatgttcccCAGAGCTGCTGaaagagaattgaatgttcatttctctaccataagtagCCTCCAACGTAATTTTAAAAGAATTagtcagtacgtccaactggcctcaactGTAGACCCcatgtaaacacaccagcccaggacctccacatctggcttaaTCACCTACAGGATAGTCTGAGACCAGTCaacaggacagctgatgaaacggaggagtatttccatctgtaataaagcccttttgtggggaaaaactcattttgaTTGCCTGGCCCATGctgcccagtgggtgggcctggctcatcccaggcccaatcatgtgaaatccatagattagaacctaatttatttatttcaattgactgatttccttatatgaactatgaCTCATTGAAATGATTGTGTTTAAATTTATTTAACCATATATAAGAGTCATTGCAAGTAACAAAAAGTGAGACTCACTGGAATGTGCAGTCCGACAGCATCAACAGGCGTCCTGAAAGGCCAGGAGAAGTTGTGTCTCCACAGGGCCTTGACCACCACCTTCTCCAGATACTGCAGCTGGTTGGTTTGGCGACCAGGTTTCTTTGGGTTGTTGAACTTCGGCGGAGGAGGGTTCACGCCTCCCACCCTGGACACCGAAGGGTATTTGGCGTCTGTCATCATGATGCAGTCCAAAGCGCGGTGGACACAGGGTAGCAGTTCAGAGCGACACTTATTTTCCGTAGCTCAGCTCTCATCACACATCTTCCTCCAATACTACTG harbors:
- the LOC109902746 gene encoding bromodomain testis-specific protein isoform X1, translating into MMTDAKYPSVSRVGGVNPPPPKFNNPKKPGRQTNQLQYLEKVVVKALWRHNFSWPFRTPVDAVGLHIPDYYTIIKTPMDLSTIKKRLQNNYYCKALECIQDFNKLFTNCYVYNRPGDDIVLMAQALEKIFLQRVAEMPQEETEISAITTKTPVKGGRKSSSASVAKLRPQSPVSEVVFQQTVTVIPPEALHTVPPAAQLSSHIAAKIKKGVKRKADTTTPTASAPITSCESSPIVDGSTACKLFSRRGSSRPIKPPRKDLPDSPQHHQSKKRKLSDQLRFCNCILKEMFTKRHAAYGWPFYKPVDTEALGLRDYHDIIKQPMDLGTIRKKMDEREYMDAQEFAADFRLMFSNCYKYNPPTHEVVIMARKLQDVFEARWLKLPDEPVRSVGDPGHHGHHRDKKARGDGPECSSTTGSSDSESSSESESSSGTEEEEEEARVLRLAKLEEQLKAVHDQLQKLTQEPLLKPKKKEKSKERRKKKETSGRPKQEEDLRKTKPKVQQRGINKGTSAVHGKRRKMALPMVPYKSDEEEVPALPMSYGEKRQLSLDINKLPGDKLGKVVNIIQAREASLRNANPEEIEIDFETLKPSTLRALESFAMTCLRKRPKKHNLNKLVKTKGPIQTVKKQDAEKYLQSITEEMSSLAKKKKTTNELPRAPAVPDLAQPSRLCEGFGSDSSSSSSSDSSNSDSSDSDSVKKTKKKKSKGDPHKVKTKTSQPLPASPPPAAVTKGQSTQQYPAQPPLDLLISPPALHSSLPPQPSRPSSKAAPLPRKNMVAPQQLTDSQPQQQDPLSECPTTPSLTPPSAASCDPFLALTLPTDPLSTTSTPTQEPPSSLRCLPQPSPLALLTSPRCQSPGQTQEVKTGPVYLNLPDRAQQEGLSALLSPLTSPPVGLLQATGSRYEQLYPVLLSPLQDSPLQPVKDDRRPSESLEEIPYRKLQKQTNTRHSDSVFDGGNTCLSHPANKTTADGKNTPAKKDIVLKNADSWASLRKMSLSTPSTVRSSKESFDKFRRAAIEKEEREKALILRRMQMKEMASGKSSLTMPVSVPPRAAEPEPLPCRTPTPEPAEIPLQTEAIVEPPSPKAPEALREEPLAAAPAPTPPPPLTTQTSVDREREMARRREQERRRREAMSGIIDMTMQSDIMATFEKNLD
- the LOC109902746 gene encoding bromodomain testis-specific protein isoform X5, which codes for MMTDAKYPSVSRVGGVNPPPPKFNNPKKPGRQTNQLQYLEKVVVKALWRHNFSWPFRTPVDAVGLHIPDYYTIIKTPMDLSTIKKRLQNNYYCKALECIQDFNKLFTNCYVYNRPGDDIVLMAQALEKIFLQRVAEMPQEETEISAITTKTPVKGGRKSSSASVAKLRPQSPVSEVVFQQTVTVIPPEALHTVPPAAQLSSHIAAKIKKGVKRKADTTTPTASAPITSCESSPIVDGSTACKLFSRRGSSRPIKPPRKDLPDSPQHHQSKKRKLSDQLRFCNCILKEMFTKRHAAYGWPFYKPVDTEALGLRDYHDIIKQPMDLGTIRKKMDEREYMDAQEFAADFRLMFSNCYKYNPPTHEVVIMARKLQDVFEARWLKLPDEPVRSVGDPGHHGHHRDKKARGDGPECSSTTGSSDSESSSESESSSGTEEEEEEARVLRLAKLEEQLKAVHDQLQKLTQEPLLKPKKKEKSKERRKKKETSGRPKQEEDLRKTKPKVQQRGINKGTSAVHGKRRKMALPMVPYKSDEEEVPALPMSYGEKRQLSLDINKLPGDKLGKVVNIIQAREASLRNANPEEIEIDFETLKPSTLRALESFAMTCLRKRPKKHNLNKLVKTKGPIQTVKKQDAEKYLQSITEEMSSLAKKKKTTNELPRAPAVPDLAQPSRLCEGFGSDSSSSSSSDSSNSDSSDSDSVKKTKKKKSKGDPHKVKTKTSQPLPASPPPAAVTKGQSTQQYPAQPPLDLLISPPGLSALLSPLTSPPVGLLQATGSRYELYPVLLSPLQDSPLQPVKDDRRPSESLEEIPYRKLQKQTNTRHSDSVFDGGNTCLSHPANKTTADGKNTPAKKDIVLKNADSWASLRKMSLSTPSTVRSSKESFDKFRRAAIEKEEREKALILRRMQMKEMASGKSSLTMPVSVPPRAAEPEPLPCRTPTPEPAEIPLQTEAIVEPPSPKAPEALREEPLAAAPAPTPPPPLTTQTSVDREREMARRREQERRRREAMSGIIDMTMQSDIMATFEKNLD
- the LOC109902746 gene encoding bromodomain testis-specific protein isoform X3, coding for MMTDAKYPSVSRVGGVNPPPPKFNNPKKPGRQTNQLQYLEKVVVKALWRHNFSWPFRTPVDAVGLHIPDYYTIIKTPMDLSTIKKRLQNNYYCKALECIQDFNKLFTNCYVYNRPGDDIVLMAQALEKIFLQRVAEMPQEETEISAITTKTPVKGVAKLRPQSPVSEVVFQQTVTVIPPEALHTVPPAAQLSSHIAAKIKKGVKRKADTTTPTASAPITSCESSPIVDGSTACKLFSRRGSSRPIKPPRKDLPDSPQHHQSKKRKLSDQLRFCNCILKEMFTKRHAAYGWPFYKPVDTEALGLRDYHDIIKQPMDLGTIRKKMDEREYMDAQEFAADFRLMFSNCYKYNPPTHEVVIMARKLQDVFEARWLKLPDEPVRSVGDPGHHGHHRDKKARGDGPECSSTTGSSDSESSSESESSSGTEEEEEEARVLRLAKLEEQLKAVHDQLQKLTQEPLLKPKKKEKSKERRKKKETSGRPKQEEDLRKTKPKVQQRGINKGTSAVHGKRRKMALPMVPYKSDEEEVPALPMSYGEKRQLSLDINKLPGDKLGKVVNIIQAREASLRNANPEEIEIDFETLKPSTLRALESFAMTCLRKRPKKHNLNKLVKTKGPIQTVKKQDAEKYLQSITEEMSSLAKKKKTTNELPRAPAVPDLAQPSRLCEGFGSDSSSSSSSDSSNSDSSDSDSVKKTKKKKSKGDPHKVKTKTSQPLPASPPPAAVTKGQSTQQYPAQPPLDLLISPPALHSSLPPQPSRPSSKAAPLPRKNMVAPQQLTDSQPQQQDPLSECPTTPSLTPPSAASCDPFLALTLPTDPLSTTSTPTQEPPSSLRCLPQPSPLALLTSPRCQSPGQTQEVKTGPVYLNLPDRAQQEGLSALLSPLTSPPVGLLQATGSRYEQLYPVLLSPLQDSPLQPVKDDRRPSESLEEIPYRKLQKQTNTRHSDSVFDGGNTCLSHPANKTTADGKNTPAKKDIVLKNADSWASLRKMSLSTPSTVRSSKESFDKFRRAAIEKEEREKALILRRMQMKEMASGKSSLTMPVSVPPRAAEPEPLPCRTPTPEPAEIPLQTEAIVEPPSPKAPEALREEPLAAAPAPTPPPPLTTQTSVDREREMARRREQERRRREAMSGIIDMTMQSDIMATFEKNLD
- the LOC109902746 gene encoding bromodomain testis-specific protein isoform X2, with the translated sequence MMTDAKYPSVSRVGGVNPPPPKFNNPKKPGRQTNQLQYLEKVVVKALWRHNFSWPFRTPVDAVGLHIPDYYTIIKTPMDLSTIKKRLQNNYYCKALECIQDFNKLFTNCYVYNRPGDDIVLMAQALEKIFLQRVAEMPQEETEISAITTKTPVKGGRKSSSASVAKLRPQSPVSEVVFQQTVTVIPPEALHTVPPAAQLSSHIAAKIKKGVKRKADTTTPTASAPITSCESSPIVDGSTACKLFSRRGSSRPIKPPRKDLPDSPQHHQSKKRKLSDQLRFCNCILKEMFTKRHAAYGWPFYKPVDTEALGLRDYHDIIKQPMDLGTIRKKMDEREYMDAQEFAADFRLMFSNCYKYNPPTHEVVIMARKLQDVFEARWLKLPDEPVRSVGDPGHHGHHRDKKARGDGPECSSTTGSSDSESSSESESSSGTEEEEEEARVLRLAKLEEQLKAVHDQLQKLTQEPLLKPKKKEKSKERRKKKETSGRPKQEEDLRKTKPKVQQRGINKGTSAVHGKRRKMALPMVPYKSDEEEVPALPMSYGEKRQLSLDINKLPGDKLGKVVNIIQAREASLRNANPEEIEIDFETLKPSTLRALESFAMTCLRKRPKKHNLNKLVKTKGPIQTVKKQDAEKYLQSITEEMSSLAKKKKTTNELPRAPAVPDLAQPSRLCEGFGSDSSSSSSSDSSNSDSSDSDSVKKTKKKKSKGDPHKVKTKTSQPLPASPPPAAVTKGQSTQQYPAQPPLDLLISPPALHSSLPPQPSRPSSKAAPLPRKNMVAPQQLTDSQPQQQDPLSECPTTPSLTPPSAASCDPFLALTLPTDPLSTTSTPTQEPPSSLRCLPQPSPLALLTSPRCQSPGQTQEVKTGPVYLNLPDRAQQEGLSALLSPLTSPPVGLLQATGSRYELYPVLLSPLQDSPLQPVKDDRRPSESLEEIPYRKLQKQTNTRHSDSVFDGGNTCLSHPANKTTADGKNTPAKKDIVLKNADSWASLRKMSLSTPSTVRSSKESFDKFRRAAIEKEEREKALILRRMQMKEMASGKSSLTMPVSVPPRAAEPEPLPCRTPTPEPAEIPLQTEAIVEPPSPKAPEALREEPLAAAPAPTPPPPLTTQTSVDREREMARRREQERRRREAMSGIIDMTMQSDIMATFEKNLD